Proteins from one Blattabacterium sp. (Blattella germanica) str. Bge genomic window:
- the rplQ gene encoding 50S ribosomal protein L17, whose translation MNHRNKNNHLGRKYGHRKSILSNLASSLIKKKKIFTTLAKAKALKKYVEPIITKSKINTTHSKRNIFSYLRDKTAVSELFKNLFDKVRLRSGGYTRIIKTGFRFGDQAILSFIEFVDFNDIYTSKKIIKSVRRSRKKNRQTKMNNEQNKKHSG comes from the coding sequence ATGAATCATAGAAATAAGAATAATCATTTAGGAAGAAAATATGGACATCGGAAATCTATTCTTTCTAATCTTGCTTCTTCTTTGATTAAGAAAAAAAAAATTTTTACAACTTTAGCTAAAGCAAAAGCTTTAAAAAAATATGTTGAACCTATTATTACAAAATCTAAAATAAACACAACTCATTCCAAAAGAAATATTTTTTCGTATTTGAGAGATAAGACAGCTGTTTCTGAGTTATTTAAAAATCTTTTTGATAAAGTTAGACTTCGTTCAGGTGGGTATACTAGAATAATAAAAACTGGATTTCGTTTTGGAGACCAAGCTATTCTTTCTTTTATTGAATTTGTAGATTTTAATGATATTTATACATCTAAAAAGATCATAAAATCTGTAAGACGTAGCAGAAAAAAAAACAGACAAACAAAAATGAACAATGAGCAAAATAAAAAGCATTCAGGCTAG